The genomic stretch ATTCTAAGAGGTTACTCACATACTATTATTAGTGAGATTCAATTACTGATTTTTTATGACAAACTTAACTCTTGCAACCGGTTACACTGTTCATGCAGGCTAGTTTGACTCTTTCCTGATTCTGTAATCTGTAGTACGTCGAATATTTTTACTCCGTAGTAGTTTTAAGTACGGATCTCTTTCTCTCCCTCACAACATTCCATCCAGATTTGTCCGGCATTGCCGTCTGATCCTCTTCTCTTAAATTTCTCCCATTTATTCTTCGCCTCTCCGTGTTGCATATTTCAGGTATGGGCCCGGCGGCGACAGGCGACCTGGCGACGCTGATATTCACATACGGAACGTTGAAGCGGGGATTCTCCAATCACGGCCTCCTGCGAGACCTCATTGACTCCGGCGACGCTGCTTATCTCGGCGACTACCAAACCGCGGAGAAGCTCCCGCTCGTCTGCGGGCCCTACAGAGTCCCGTTTCTCCTCAACCTCCCCGGCTCCGGCGACCGCGTCTGGGGCGAGGTCTACGCCGTCTCGGCCAGAGCCCTAGCCCGGATGGACGAGCTGGAGGGCACCACGCGCGGCCACTACGAGAGGCTCCCCATCACGCTCCTCCGGCAAGGGGACGGGGAGGAGCCGATGGAAGTGGAGGCGTACTATGCTCACCGAAGCTACGCGGCGGAGCTGTGGAAGAGGAGCGGCGAGAAGGGCTACAGCTGCTACGGTGAGATCGAGTCCAGTGGCTACATCAGACGCAAAGATAGACCTCAGCATCTCTCTTTCCTAGATCAGATTAGCCTCTTCATCCGCCATAACCCCAGTGAAGCAATTTCTAATCATTAAACATCTCTTCATGTTTTGTTAACTTGATGATGAACTCATTATTCCCATCATTATTGTTGCATAGTTGTTGTTTTTCGGTTCCACCTACACATCTCAAATTCAATCTGACCTCTGGGTTTTTCAACACTATATGTCTATCTATATATGTCTCTAAGCAATCCACAAATTAATTGattg from Ipomoea triloba cultivar NCNSP0323 chromosome 12, ASM357664v1 encodes the following:
- the LOC115999749 gene encoding putative gamma-glutamylcyclotransferase At3g02910, with product MGPAATGDLATLIFTYGTLKRGFSNHGLLRDLIDSGDAAYLGDYQTAEKLPLVCGPYRVPFLLNLPGSGDRVWGEVYAVSARALARMDELEGTTRGHYERLPITLLRQGDGEEPMEVEAYYAHRSYAAELWKRSGEKGYSCYGEIESSGYIRRKDRPQHLSFLDQISLFIRHNPSEAISNH